The Solanum stenotomum isolate F172 unplaced genomic scaffold, ASM1918654v1 scaffold34445, whole genome shotgun sequence genomic sequence AGTAAGATAATACATGAATTAAAACTCAGTTTGACAAAAATCACTGATCTGATACATATCAAAAGATTCATACTAATGATGCTTACCTCATAGAAGTCATTGAAAACCTCCTCCTTCACAATTTCACTATGGATCTCAGCAACTCCATTAACAGCATGGCCGCCCACAACACACAGGTTGGCCATGCGTACCTTCTTAGGTGGTATAACAGCTGGTTCCAGACTCACGGGAGTTTTCTTGTCAATGTCTTTTTCTGCAGCTTCTTCTATCTTCACACTAGTTTTCTTACCAGTGTCATCTTCATCATTAGTCACAACTTTATCGGAAGCTTCAACTTTGTCATGGACTTCTACTGTTTCAGTATCATCATCAACTGAGATTTCAGGCTTAATAAATAATTCAGCAACAGAACTGGGAAGATCAAAATTTTCTAAGATTCTCATTGTAGTCAACTTTTCCTCCAATTTGTTCAGATCCattgaaccatattttaata encodes the following:
- the LOC125852388 gene encoding alpha-1,4 glucan phosphorylase L-1 isozyme, chloroplastic/amyloplastic-like translates to MQKLLPRHVEIIEAIDEELVHEIVLKYGSMDLNKLEEKLTTMRILENFDLPSSVAELFIKPEISVDDDTETVEVHDKVEASDKVVTNDEDDTGKKTSVKIEEAAEKDIDKKTPVSLEPAVIPPKKVRMANLCVVGGHAVNGVAEIHSEIVKEEVFNDFYE